A window of Massilia sp. NR 4-1 genomic DNA:
CGCTGTCGGTCTTGCCTTGCACCCACAGCGAATCGGCCAGCGCAAAACTGCGGCTGGTGGCGAAAATCACGGCGGCGTCGGGCACCGGCGAGCTGCCATCGGCCGCCACCACCGTGCCTTCGAGCGCCGCCATTTCGGACGGCAATGCCATATCCAGCGTGGCCTGCTGCTGGTCGCTGGACAGGGTCAGCGCACCGGTCGCCAGCAGGGAGCTGCCCATGTCCTGCACCACCACCGCCACCTGGCCCAGCGCCAGCTGCTCCAGGCGGTACTTGCCCTCCGCATCGGTCTCGGTATAGCGGTCGAAGCTGGACATACCGCTGCTGCGTGCATAGACGCTGGCCTTGGCCAGGGGACGGCCACTGTTGTCGAGCACTTTGCCGCTGATGCTGGCCGAAGGCGGCAGCACCACGTCCAGCCTGACCGTGCCGCTCGCCGCACCGACGCCATAGACGGTCGTCATCAGCCCACTTTCGCCCTCCTGGGCGAACAGCTCGAAGGGGCCGGCCTGCACGCCACCGACACCGTAATTGCCGTCGGGCGCGGCCCAATAGTGATACATGGCGCCGTTCTGGAAGATGCGCACGATTGGATTTTTCAGCGTTGCACCGGTGCTGTGCTTCAGCGAGCCGGTGACGTGGGAACCCGTTGTCAGCGGCGGCATGTCCAGGTCGAGGGTCAGCACCGGCTGCGCGCCTGCCACGCCGCTGGCTGTCGCCCCCATGCCGTTGCGGCTTGCCGTCAGCACGAAGGGGCCGGCCTTCACGCGTGGGAAGTCATAGAAACCCTCCATATCGCTCTGCACATACATGCGTTCGCCGTTACCGCGTTCCAGGGTCAGCAAGGCGCCTCCCACCCCCTCCTGCTGCGAGGTCACGCGACCGCGCACATTCGAGGCGCTGCCGTTGAAGGGCTCACTGGTAATAGCCAAATTGAGCGTGATGGTACGCGCCGTGCCGGCATTGCCAACGGCGCTGGCGCTATCCCAGGAGGAGATGGCCTTGACCACGAAGGAGCCGGCCGGGATGGTCTTGAATTCATACGCCCCTTGCGCGTCGGTGACCGCCGAATAGACCTTGTTCGACTGGCTGGACTGGGCCGGCTGGCCGGCCTTGGCCAGCGTGGGAATCGGGTCCGACACTTCCAGCACCAGCGTCACCGGCAAGCCAGCCCTGGGCGCGCCGTCCACCGTCACCACGCCTTTCACATCCGATGCCGAGCCATCATACGGCGCCTCTTGCATGGCCAGGTCGAGCTTGATGACGGGCGCGGTTCCACTGCTGCCATTGGCTTCAGCAAGGTAGAAATAATGACGCGCCATGACCTTGAAGCGGCCGGCCGGCACTTCGGCAAACTGATAGACACCCTCCTCGTTTGCGGTAACAAACCACAAGTTGCCGTTCTCCGCTTCCAGCACTACCTGGGCGCCAGGCAGGGGTTTGCCGTCCGCCGTGATCAGGCCCACCACATCGGAGTCCTGGCCATCATACGGCTTAGCCGGCAGCAGCAGGTCGAGCTTCACATTGGCCGGCTTCGGCAGATTGCCATTCACGGTCACGCTTTGTCCGCTGTAGTTATCCGACGTCACCGTGTAATCGCCCAGATCCAGGCCCACCAGGTCGAAGGCGCCTATGCGGGAGTGTTCGCGGCTGTGATAGTTGTCGGTCACGCTGTACAGGTTCTTCTCCAGACCGTCGGGGCGCTGCTGGGTCAAGCGCACTTGCGGGTAGCGCACCAGGCGGCCGTCGGCATACTTGACAGTGCCGCTCAGGATGGGCACAACCAGCGTCGCCGTATATTCCGGCTGGCGGCCGATTTCAAGCTGGATGCTGGCCAGCGGCGCCTTCTCCTCATTGATGCAGGCATCGAACAGATGCACCGTCACCGTGCCAGGCGTCACCCCGGTCAGCGGCCGCAGCTCCGACGCGTTCAGATCCGTGGTGCCGGCGCTCGTAATGACGCGCACCTTGTTCGAACCGCACTCGTTAATCTGCGGCATGAGCAGCAGCGGATTGGGTTTGCCCTCGCCATCGAGCAGGCGGATATTCAGCGTGCTGCCCTCCTGGTACACGAAGTCCTGCAACTCCAGCACCTGGTTGGGCGTAGCCGTGGCGTCCTGCGTCTGCACGATGCCGAACGGACCGGCCGCCACCGATACCTGCAGCGGCACATTGGCCGGCACGCCGTCGATCAGGAAGCGGCCATTCAGATCGGTCTGTCCATTGGCAGAGAAAGGCTTGCCGTCCACGCTGGCCCTGACGCTGACCTGGGCGCCGGCGATAGGCTCGCCAGCGCTGTAGCGCACCAGCGCCTTGACCGAGGCACTGGCCATCAGGCGAATATCCGGCAGGGCGATATCCTGGCCATTCGCGGCCGGTACCGGCACCTGCACATACGCGTCAAAGCGGTGGTCGATCGCGCGCACCACGGTATCAATGCCGACCGGCAGCGCCAGCACATAGGCGCCTTGGGCATCGGTATAGGCGGCCGAGAATTCCATCTCGACCGGCGTGGACGTGACACGGCCCACACGCGCCGCCTTGCCGGCGCCATCGGCGCGCAGCGCGCTGACACGGAAGCCCGCAGCGGGGGCGCCGTTCGACAGCAGCACGCGGCCGCTGGCCTTGGAGGCGCGCAACACCAGCGCCACCGGCAGCGTCTGGCCATGGGCTCCCGCCACCGTCTGCGTGACATTAAAGGATGGATGGCGCGGATGCTCGGCCTTGAGCGTGATGCTGTCGCCCAGCACCGGCACTTCCAGCATATTGCTGACCGGGCCAGCACTAAAGCTGAACGGCCCCTCGCTGCGCGTTCCGCGCAGATCGCTCACCTCGACATACATGACGCCAGGGCTGTCCATGCCCGGCGAGATGGCCAGCGTGAGCTGCAGGCGGGTTTCTTTCGGCAGCACCAGGTTCTGCATCACGGTCTGGCCTGCGCTGTCCAGGCGCAGCTGGGCGCTCGCCATCACCTGCTCATCCACCAGGACGGACAAGGCCACATCGCCAGCCGGCACCTGTCCGAAGCTGAAGCCGCCGTCGGCCGCGGTGGTGGCGCGCAGATGGACGCCGGGTTTATCCTGCACCCGCAGCAGCACCGTCCGATTCGCGGCCGGCGTCACGCCATCGCCGCCATACACCACGCCGTTCACCGTGCCGCCATCCAGATAGGACTGGATCTCCACCGGCAGGCCGTTGCGCAGTACGCTGAGGAAGTAGCCACCAGTCGAGTAGGTATCGGCCGCTTGCAGCGCAATCGTATAGTTGCCGTCGGCCGCCACAGGAACCGCCATCAGATCGCCCACCTCGTTGTTCTGCTGGTAGCTGGACGGATAACCGTAGCCGTAGCCGCTGGCTTGCAACGTCTTGTCGGGGCCATACACATCCTGCCTCACGCTCCACAGCGCGCTGGTATTGTCATGGCTGCTGCCGTGGGCGCGCACCGAAAGCACGTCGCCAGCCTTGGCCGGAATCGAGTACAGCTCGCGCGCCTCGCGGAAGGCGAGGTTGCCGCGTTTCGCCAGCAGACGGTCGAACACAAAGTTCGCGTTCAGCGACAGGCCTTCCGCCAGCACCGGCACATCCAGCACGGCTTGCTGGGTATCGCCATCGGCGGCAACCGCCGTCACTATATTCCGGCCCTGTCCCACACGCATGCTCACCAGGCTGCCGCTGCCGGCGATCGTGCCCACGTCATAACCGTTGATGCGGATGCGGCTTACTTCGCCGGCCGCGGTGTTCGTCAGGTTCACCTTGATCTGCGCCGGACGGAAGACCAGTTCGGCGTTCACGACCTTGCCGAAATCGGCTGGCGTCACCGTGACCTTCACCTCCTTGCTCAGGCCATCGGTAGTGTTGCCTCTCACCGTATGCTCGCCGGCCCCCACAAGATAAGACTGCTCCACATTGCCGCTGCCGCGGACCGGACCGATATAGCTGCCGTCCACGTAGACATAGGTGGTGCTGGCGGGCTGCGAATGCTCCACATGCACGTTCAGCAGCGCGAGGTTGAAGACGAAGTGCACATTAAAGCGGCGGCCGGCGTCGTTCTCGCCCACGGTGACCTGCTTCACCTGTACCTGTCCGTCCGGACGGCTGGCGCGGATCTCGTTCACGCCCTGTTTCAGGCCGACGAATTCGCTGACCTGGCCATTGTAGAACTGGCCCAGGTCCTTGCCGTTGAACTCAATCCTGGTCTGGTAATCCGGCGCATTCACCTGCACAGAGAGCACGGGCGGATTGAAGGCGAAAGTACGGGCAATCAGCTTGCCGCTGTCGGCTGGCGTGATGTCGATGGTTTCCTTCATCTGGTCGCCATAATCCGTGCTGACGACGATTTCATGACGGCCCACCGGCAGCGGGATATTCCCGACCACCCCATTGTTCCAGACACTGCCCACATTCGCCCCATTCAGCGTTACGGTCGTGGTGTGGCCATACACGGTGTTGCTGATGGTCGCGTTCAGGCGTGCCGGATTGAAGGTGAAGGCGAGGTTAAACACCCGGCCCTCGTCGCCATTCGCCACGCTGATGCGCTGCACCGACGAATCGCCGTAGTCGCTGCGCGCTTCGATCTGGTGCTCGCCGGCCGCCAGGGCAAAGTAGCCGGACAGGCCGGAACCGCTGATCTGGGCAAGCTCGGTTCCGTCGATCAACAGTTTCGTGATGCGGCCGGTCAACGCATGCGCCACGGCCATGCGCACATAGGCTGGCGCGGCGCTCAGCGTGAAGTCGGCAGCCACGGTCGATTGCGCGCCTTCCAGGCTACGCGCCAGGCTGGCGCGCTGGACGCCGTTCAGGGTGGATGCCGTCACCGTCCAGTTGCCCAGCGGCGCCGCCACCACATAACTGCCATCGGCATCGGTCTGCACGGTGAAGTCGCCTGCAGAGAAAATGCGGTCGTCAAAGCCCGCCAAGCCCACAAAGGCGGACAGCGGATTGCCTTTGGCGCCACGCACCGAACCGGAAACAAATCCCGCCTCGTACAGCACGATATCCTGGGTCACGCTCTCCTGATTGCCAGGCGTGCTGAGAATGACGCGGCCGCGCAGCTGGCCATCGATCAGCGCGTCGAGCTTGAGACGTCCACGGCCATCGTCATTCAGGGAGACATTGGCGAATTCAAAGCTGCCCGCGGCATCGGTCAGCACCAGATACTCATCCCACTGCGGATTGGGAATTGGTACCGTGCCGCCAAGCGGCATGTCGCGCGTGCTCAGACGCACCCACTGGTTTGCCAGAGGGTGGGCCTGGGCGTCGAACAGCGTTCCTTTCACGCTGTAGTTGGCCAGATAGTTGTTCCCCATCTCGACCACGGCCGATTCATTGGCCTGGGCCAGCACGCCTTCGTAGCGGCCATGACCTCCCCCTGTGCCCGGCTGCTCATACGCGCTCAGGCTGAAGGTGGAGCGCGGCACGGCGGAAAACTCGACGATACCCGCCGCATCGGTGGTGCCCACCGTACCGTATGGCAGACCGCCTTGCAGCGCCAACGCCACACGGGCATTGGCTTTCGGTGCACCATCCTGCAGCACCAGGACGCGCAGCTTGCTCACACCCGCCAGTACGATATTGTGGCGGCGCGATGTGCCTGCCGCAGCCAGCGCCCCCTGCACCAGAGCGCGCTCACCGCTGGCCGCATGCGTCACATCCAGCACGTAGCTGCCCAGCGCCACATCCGCGAAGCGGAACTGGCCATTGGCATCGGCCGTCGCCTGGCGCTTGCCTGCTGCTGCGTGGCGCAACTCGACCAAGGCGCCCGCCGCCGGCTGGCCGCCGGACAGCAGCACCTTGCCCTCCACCTGGGCACTGGCCAGCAGTTGCAGATTAACAGTGAGCTGCTCGCCATTGGTTTTGATTTCACCGGCGGCACTGGCGCTGGCGCCCTCGGCGCTGGCGCTGACAGTAAAGCCGCCCAGCGGCACGCCGCCAATCAGATAGGCGCCCTGCGTATCGGTGCTGGCGGCGAATTGCTGGCCCTTGGCCGTGACCAATCGCACCTCCACGCCCGGTGCGATCTGGCCGCGCGCATCAGTGACCTTGCCGCCCACGCTGCCGCCGGAGGCATAGCTGCCCAGGGAAACATCCTGGCGCAGCTCCTGACCCGCGCTGGCCAGCACCAGATTGCCGACACTGCCCTGCACACTGCCATCCCTCACGGCCTGCAGGGTGTAGGGACCATCGCCAAGCACCAGGGAGTCGAAGCGGAACTCGCCGCCCGCATCGCTCAAGGCCTGGCTGACCAGTCCCTTGACGGCCGACAGCAGGCGCACCTGCAGCCCCGGTTGGCCGGTTCCGCCATCCAGCACCCGGCCGGAAATCGCACCGGCCGCCTGCAGGCTGATATTCAGCTTGAGCGCCGCACCGGCGGCCAGATCGCCGCGCGCCACGGCCACCGCGCCGCTGGCGGCATCGCGCACGGTCAGATTGAAGCCGCCAGCCGTGAAGCGATCCACACTGGCCACGCCATCGGCGCCGGTTTGCACCGCGCGCACCTCGCCCTGGTACTGGCTATGCGCCAGCAGAACCTGGGCGTTCGGCACCGGTTGCTGGTTGGCGCCGAGCACACTGATATCGACGCGGCCCTGTCCATTCAGACGGATATTGAAATTGCCCGGCGTGCCGTTGGCCGGCAGGGTGGCATTCAGGCTGCCGCGCGCGCCGCTGGCCGGCGCCAGCACCGACAGGGTGTAATCACCGGCCGGCGCATCGGCCAGGCGGAAATTGCCGCCGGCGTCCGTCGTCAACTGGGGGAAGCGGGTCAGCGGCGCCTGTAGCTGGATCGTCACCAGGGCGCCGGCAACCGCCGTGCTGCCATCGGCCAGCGTGACCTTGCCGGCCACCGCACCGCGCGGCCCGATATTGATCAGGCGCGACACTGCCGTGCCCTCATTGGTCGCGCTGATGACCACCTGGCGGCCATAGCCCGCCCCTTGCGCCGAAGCCACCGTCAACAGGCCGTCGGCGCTGACGCTGGCCAGGGCGGGGTTACTGCTGCTGTAGTTGGTGCCCGAAGTGGCGCGCGTGATATCGAAGCTGCTGCCGTCCATGGCCTTGCCGGTGACGGTCAGCTGCACGCTTTGTCCGTAGCTGATATTGCCCGGTCCTTCGATCGCCAGCGAACGCGGGATCGGCGACACGCTGCCCCACTGGATAGGTCCCGCCACAAAGGCATTGCCGCCGGCCGGCTGGAC
This region includes:
- a CDS encoding carboxypeptidase regulatory-like domain-containing protein, which translates into the protein MIKRRLGSGLLGLLTGLLLFCHAAQAQQTGPAPDANCVVSALNRNATLEGAYYLIPGVPSQLGQYRVRAVCSDGTVGQTPIVQPAGGNAFVAGPIQWGSVSPIPRSLAIEGPGNISYGQSVQLTVTGKAMDGSSFDITRATSGTNYSSSNPALASVSADGLLTVASAQGAGYGRQVVISATNEGTAVSRLINIGPRGAVAGKVTLADGSTAVAGALVTIQLQAPLTRFPQLTTDAGGNFRLADAPAGDYTLSVLAPASGARGSLNATLPANGTPGNFNIRLNGQGRVDISVLGANQQPVPNAQVLLAHSQYQGEVRAVQTGADGVASVDRFTAGGFNLTVRDAASGAVAVARGDLAAGAALKLNISLQAAGAISGRVLDGGTGQPGLQVRLLSAVKGLVSQALSDAGGEFRFDSLVLGDGPYTLQAVRDGSVQGSVGNLVLASAGQELRQDVSLGSYASGGSVGGKVTDARGQIAPGVEVRLVTAKGQQFAASTDTQGAYLIGGVPLGGFTVSASAEGASASAAGEIKTNGEQLTVNLQLLASAQVEGKVLLSGGQPAAGALVELRHAAAGKRQATADANGQFRFADVALGSYVLDVTHAASGERALVQGALAAAGTSRRHNIVLAGVSKLRVLVLQDGAPKANARVALALQGGLPYGTVGTTDAAGIVEFSAVPRSTFSLSAYEQPGTGGGHGRYEGVLAQANESAVVEMGNNYLANYSVKGTLFDAQAHPLANQWVRLSTRDMPLGGTVPIPNPQWDEYLVLTDAAGSFEFANVSLNDDGRGRLKLDALIDGQLRGRVILSTPGNQESVTQDIVLYEAGFVSGSVRGAKGNPLSAFVGLAGFDDRIFSAGDFTVQTDADGSYVVAAPLGNWTVTASTLNGVQRASLARSLEGAQSTVAADFTLSAAPAYVRMAVAHALTGRITKLLIDGTELAQISGSGLSGYFALAAGEHQIEARSDYGDSSVQRISVANGDEGRVFNLAFTFNPARLNATISNTVYGHTTTVTLNGANVGSVWNNGVVGNIPLPVGRHEIVVSTDYGDQMKETIDITPADSGKLIARTFAFNPPVLSVQVNAPDYQTRIEFNGKDLGQFYNGQVSEFVGLKQGVNEIRASRPDGQVQVKQVTVGENDAGRRFNVHFVFNLALLNVHVEHSQPASTTYVYVDGSYIGPVRGSGNVEQSYLVGAGEHTVRGNTTDGLSKEVKVTVTPADFGKVVNAELVFRPAQIKVNLTNTAAGEVSRIRINGYDVGTIAGSGSLVSMRVGQGRNIVTAVAADGDTQQAVLDVPVLAEGLSLNANFVFDRLLAKRGNLAFREARELYSIPAKAGDVLSVRAHGSSHDNTSALWSVRQDVYGPDKTLQASGYGYGYPSSYQQNNEVGDLMAVPVAADGNYTIALQAADTYSTGGYFLSVLRNGLPVEIQSYLDGGTVNGVVYGGDGVTPAANRTVLLRVQDKPGVHLRATTAADGGFSFGQVPAGDVALSVLVDEQVMASAQLRLDSAGQTVMQNLVLPKETRLQLTLAISPGMDSPGVMYVEVSDLRGTRSEGPFSFSAGPVSNMLEVPVLGDSITLKAEHPRHPSFNVTQTVAGAHGQTLPVALVLRASKASGRVLLSNGAPAAGFRVSALRADGAGKAARVGRVTSTPVEMEFSAAYTDAQGAYVLALPVGIDTVVRAIDHRFDAYVQVPVPAANGQDIALPDIRLMASASVKALVRYSAGEPIAGAQVSVRASVDGKPFSANGQTDLNGRFLIDGVPANVPLQVSVAAGPFGIVQTQDATATPNQVLELQDFVYQEGSTLNIRLLDGEGKPNPLLLMPQINECGSNKVRVITSAGTTDLNASELRPLTGVTPGTVTVHLFDACINEEKAPLASIQLEIGRQPEYTATLVVPILSGTVKYADGRLVRYPQVRLTQQRPDGLEKNLYSVTDNYHSREHSRIGAFDLVGLDLGDYTVTSDNYSGQSVTVNGNLPKPANVKLDLLLPAKPYDGQDSDVVGLITADGKPLPGAQVVLEAENGNLWFVTANEEGVYQFAEVPAGRFKVMARHYFYLAEANGSSGTAPVIKLDLAMQEAPYDGSASDVKGVVTVDGAPRAGLPVTLVLEVSDPIPTLAKAGQPAQSSQSNKVYSAVTDAQGAYEFKTIPAGSFVVKAISSWDSASAVGNAGTARTITLNLAITSEPFNGSASNVRGRVTSQQEGVGGALLTLERGNGERMYVQSDMEGFYDFPRVKAGPFVLTASRNGMGATASGVAGAQPVLTLDLDMPPLTTGSHVTGSLKHSTGATLKNPIVRIFQNGAMYHYWAAPDGNYGVGGVQAGPFELFAQEGESGLMTTVYGVGAASGTVRLDVVLPPSASISGKVLDNSGRPLAKASVYARSSGMSSFDRYTETDAEGKYRLEQLALGQVAVVVQDMGSSLLATGALTLSSDQQQATLDMALPSEMAALEGTVVAADGSSPVPDAAVIFATSRSFALADSLWVQGKTDSAGKFALPALPVGPYQVVAADPVNPELVGMSVGNALPGQAAQTAIRLGTAVAGESQLAGPDYSFYGLGCAAQLSSGRVVGNEGSNWFPNLFLLDVDGINFPCLAGVSASADKRELSYGPIGMNAVQVKRRVFSPETGGYLRTIDTFSNTGASAVTIKINIGTPEFNSGLVLRVNPVSTSYRYAVLDNPPFAVAFGGVGAPENQPSYIVLTPRGGPNFTDLGVAYRRTLTVPAGASVSLMHYTVLAADAAAANAMAEALSNNSAPSMFDKIGAAEKATIINFQVP